The following proteins are encoded in a genomic region of Synechococcus sp. ROS8604:
- a CDS encoding peptidylprolyl isomerase codes for MKRSMMRTLLSLAVCLPLLVGCSQSTTTSTASVPSGCSQASSPCLQGKANVELTTTRGVVKLELDGDAAPVTAGNFVDLVKRGVYDGTVFHRVIREPVPFVVQGGDPASSDASTLKSQYGQGSFIDPDNGQARFIPLELSYQNEEEPRYSRQSTNPSDLQKLTLSHERGALAMARSQSPDSASAQFYIALKPLPELDGRYAVFGRVTDGLDVVDAIEQDDKLLKAKLLTPGL; via the coding sequence ATGAAGCGCTCAATGATGCGGACGCTCCTATCCCTTGCCGTCTGCTTGCCCCTTCTGGTGGGTTGCTCCCAGTCCACGACAACGTCGACGGCTTCCGTCCCTTCGGGCTGCAGCCAGGCCAGCAGTCCCTGTCTTCAAGGGAAGGCCAACGTGGAGCTCACAACCACCCGCGGGGTGGTCAAGCTTGAGCTCGATGGTGATGCGGCACCTGTGACGGCCGGCAATTTTGTGGACCTTGTCAAACGAGGTGTGTACGACGGCACCGTTTTCCACAGAGTGATTCGTGAGCCTGTGCCTTTTGTGGTTCAAGGTGGCGACCCTGCATCCAGCGACGCCAGCACCTTGAAGTCTCAATACGGCCAGGGAAGTTTTATCGATCCAGACAATGGTCAAGCCCGCTTCATCCCCCTTGAGCTGTCTTATCAAAATGAAGAGGAGCCCCGCTACAGCCGCCAGAGCACCAATCCCAGCGATCTGCAAAAGCTCACGTTGAGTCATGAGCGGGGAGCCCTTGCGATGGCTCGCTCCCAATCCCCGGATTCGGCCAGCGCTCAGTTTTATATCGCCTTAAAACCTCTGCCTGAGCTAGATGGCCGCTACGCCGTTTTCGGTCGTGTGACCGACGGCCTGGATGTTGTGGATGCGATCGAACAGGACGACAAGTTGCTCAAAGCAAAGCTGCTCACTCCAGGCCTTTGA
- a CDS encoding alpha/beta fold hydrolase — protein sequence MHATALQPASNGAEWGESAIWAWKSYRCHWRVLGEPEAPAMVLLHGFGASSSHWRHNAAPLSRAGYRVYGLDLIGFGRSEQPGLHPQIRLDNRLWARQLAAFVEQVVQKPAVLVGNSLGGLTALTTAAFRPELTTAVVAAPLPDPALIKPLPHRLSPRRRRLRNAAVPLLCRLLPLELLVPLISRTSLLRMGLQGAYSRSIRSDRELHQLIAHPARRRTAARSLRAMSVGMALRPRGATAPALLERLAKQDRPLPLLLLWGRQDRFVPLLIGENLQRQHSWLKLCVLDGSGHCPHDESPEHFHQELLRWLDINLERTSALEAQQRA from the coding sequence GTGCACGCAACCGCTCTCCAGCCTGCCTCCAACGGTGCCGAATGGGGCGAAAGCGCTATTTGGGCCTGGAAGAGCTACCGCTGTCACTGGCGCGTGCTCGGAGAGCCCGAAGCCCCGGCGATGGTTCTGCTGCATGGGTTTGGTGCCAGCAGCAGCCATTGGCGGCACAACGCCGCCCCGCTCTCGAGGGCTGGATATCGGGTTTATGGACTTGATTTGATCGGTTTCGGCCGCTCTGAACAACCGGGGCTTCATCCCCAGATCCGCTTGGACAACCGTCTTTGGGCGCGGCAGTTGGCAGCCTTTGTGGAACAGGTGGTTCAAAAACCTGCTGTTTTGGTGGGCAATTCCTTGGGGGGTCTCACCGCACTCACCACCGCGGCCTTTCGGCCTGAATTAACAACGGCAGTGGTTGCGGCGCCGCTGCCCGATCCCGCCCTGATCAAGCCGCTGCCACATCGGCTGTCACCCCGCCGTCGCAGGCTACGGAATGCAGCGGTGCCGTTGCTCTGCCGCCTACTCCCTCTCGAACTTCTTGTTCCCTTGATCAGCCGCACCTCGCTGCTGCGCATGGGGCTCCAAGGGGCTTATTCACGCTCCATTCGCTCCGACCGAGAATTGCATCAGCTGATTGCCCACCCAGCCCGTCGCAGGACCGCCGCACGCAGCCTGCGCGCCATGAGTGTTGGCATGGCCTTGCGTCCACGGGGAGCCACAGCACCAGCGTTGCTGGAGCGATTAGCCAAGCAGGATCGGCCCCTGCCCCTCCTGTTGCTATGGGGACGGCAAGACCGATTCGTGCCTTTGCTGATTGGCGAAAACCTTCAAAGGCAGCATTCCTGGCTGAAGCTCTGCGTGCTCGACGGAAGTGGCCATTGCCCCCACGATGAAAGCCCCGAACACTTCCATCAAGAGCTTTTGCGCTGGCTGGACATTAATTTAGAGAGAACAAGCGCGCTGGAAGCACAGCAACGGGCATGA
- the psbD gene encoding photosystem II D2 protein (photosystem q(a) protein), which produces MTIAAGRMPQRGWFDVLDDWLKRDRFVFVGWSGILLLPTAYLSIGGWLTGTTFVTSWYTHGIASSYLEGCNFLTAAVSTPADAMGHSLLLLWGPEAQGDFVRWCQLGGLWAFVALHGAFALIGFMLRQFEIARLVGIRPYNAIAFSGPIAVFVSVFLMYPLGQSSWFFAPSFGVAAIFRFLLFLQGFHNWTLNPFHMMGVAGILGGALLCAIHGATVENTLFEDGEQSNTFKAFEPTQEEETYSMVTANRFWSQIFGIAFSNKRWLHFFMLFVPVMGLWTSSIGIIGLALNLRAYDFVSQEIRAAEDPEFETFYTKNILLNEGLRAWMAPADQPHENFVFPEEVLPRGNAL; this is translated from the coding sequence ATGACGATCGCTGCAGGTCGCATGCCGCAGCGGGGATGGTTCGACGTCCTCGATGACTGGCTCAAACGCGACCGATTTGTTTTTGTCGGCTGGTCCGGCATTCTCCTTCTTCCCACGGCCTACCTCTCCATTGGTGGCTGGTTAACGGGAACCACCTTTGTAACTTCTTGGTACACCCACGGCATTGCGTCGTCGTACCTCGAGGGTTGCAACTTTCTCACCGCTGCTGTGTCTACCCCCGCTGACGCGATGGGTCACAGCCTTCTCTTGCTCTGGGGCCCAGAAGCCCAGGGTGATTTTGTCCGCTGGTGTCAACTTGGAGGCCTCTGGGCTTTCGTCGCACTCCACGGCGCCTTCGCACTGATCGGCTTCATGCTGCGTCAGTTCGAAATTGCTCGTTTGGTCGGCATTCGTCCTTACAACGCCATCGCCTTCTCAGGTCCGATTGCGGTGTTCGTCAGTGTCTTCCTGATGTACCCCTTGGGGCAGAGCAGCTGGTTCTTTGCGCCCTCCTTTGGTGTGGCTGCAATTTTCCGCTTCCTGTTGTTCCTCCAGGGCTTCCATAACTGGACCCTGAATCCATTCCACATGATGGGAGTGGCCGGCATTCTTGGCGGTGCACTGCTTTGCGCCATTCACGGCGCGACTGTGGAAAACACCCTTTTTGAGGATGGTGAACAGTCGAACACCTTTAAGGCGTTTGAACCCACCCAGGAAGAAGAGACCTATTCGATGGTCACCGCCAACCGTTTCTGGAGCCAAATCTTCGGAATTGCGTTCTCCAACAAGCGTTGGCTGCACTTCTTCATGTTGTTCGTGCCAGTGATGGGCCTGTGGACCAGTTCCATTGGCATCATCGGCCTTGCACTCAACTTGCGTGCCTATGACTTCGTGTCACAGGAAATCCGCGCTGCTGAGGATCCTGAATTTGAAACCTTCTACACGAAGAACATTCTTCTGAATGAAGGTCTGCGTGCCTGGATGGCACCGGCTGACCAGCCGCACGAAAACTTCGTCTTCCCTGAAGAGGTTCTGCCCCGTGGAAACGCCCTTTAA
- a CDS encoding pseudouridine synthase — protein sequence MLLHKPYGVLSQFTPEPQSRWGCLAEWVPIPNIYAAGRLDADSEGLLLLTDNGRLQQRLTDPRFGHWRQYWVQVEGCATDRQLDQLQRGVMIQGRLTRPATARLLAENETQTIGDRQPPIRERRSIPTCWICLELREGRNRQVRRMTAAVGLPTLRLIRHSIDLMDGDKHLSLEGLDPGKWREVTRTEDHRLQRLLSRPATNR from the coding sequence CTGCTGCTCCACAAGCCCTACGGGGTTCTAAGTCAGTTCACACCTGAACCTCAAAGCCGCTGGGGATGTCTCGCTGAATGGGTCCCCATTCCCAATATTTACGCTGCTGGGCGCCTCGATGCCGACAGCGAAGGCCTGTTGCTGCTCACCGATAACGGTCGGCTGCAGCAACGGCTTACCGATCCTCGCTTCGGCCATTGGCGACAGTATTGGGTTCAGGTGGAGGGTTGCGCTACCGATCGCCAGCTGGATCAACTCCAGCGAGGAGTGATGATTCAAGGGCGCCTGACCCGTCCTGCCACAGCAAGGCTGCTGGCGGAGAACGAGACACAGACAATCGGCGATCGCCAGCCGCCGATTCGCGAACGCCGCTCGATTCCAACCTGCTGGATTTGTCTTGAACTCCGCGAAGGACGCAACCGCCAAGTCAGGCGGATGACCGCAGCCGTGGGCCTCCCCACACTGCGGTTGATTCGTCACTCCATCGACTTGATGGATGGGGACAAACACTTGAGCCTCGAAGGCCTCGATCCTGGGAAGTGGCGCGAGGTCACACGCACAGAAGATCATCGCCTACAGCGACTGCTTAGCCGCCCGGCAACGAACCGGTGA
- a CDS encoding NAD(P)H-binding protein has translation MQVLVVGGTGTLGRQIAKQAIDAGHKVRCVVRSPRKAAFLQEWGCELTRGDLLEPASLDYALDGMDAVIDAATSRPTDPNSIYVTDWEGKLNLLRACEKADVKRFVFLSLLGASKHRNVPLMDIKHCTETLLEESDLDYTILQGAAFMQGVISQFAIPILESQTVWVSGSPTPIAYMNTQDMARFAVAAVDHPETIRCSYPVVGPKAWNTGEVIQLCELASSRSARVFRVPGALLNLMQSICSFFEPAVNVAERLAFAEVTGGGGSLDAPMEASYRAFGLDPNETTQMEAYIREYYDTILKRLRDMEADLDKDAKKKLPF, from the coding sequence ATGCAAGTTCTGGTGGTTGGTGGGACAGGAACGCTTGGTCGTCAAATCGCAAAACAAGCGATTGATGCTGGCCACAAAGTGCGTTGCGTAGTGCGCTCACCTCGAAAGGCGGCCTTCCTACAGGAGTGGGGGTGCGAGCTCACGCGAGGTGATCTTCTCGAGCCAGCCAGCCTCGATTACGCCCTCGATGGCATGGATGCGGTGATCGACGCTGCCACCAGTAGGCCAACGGATCCAAACAGCATTTATGTCACCGATTGGGAAGGCAAGCTCAATCTGCTCAGGGCTTGTGAAAAAGCCGACGTAAAGCGGTTTGTGTTCCTCTCCCTCTTGGGTGCGTCAAAGCATCGCAATGTCCCTTTGATGGATATCAAGCACTGCACCGAAACACTGCTGGAGGAGTCAGACCTTGACTACACAATCCTGCAGGGAGCAGCGTTTATGCAGGGTGTGATCAGTCAGTTCGCCATTCCAATTTTGGAAAGCCAAACGGTCTGGGTGAGTGGAAGTCCCACTCCGATTGCCTACATGAACACGCAAGACATGGCTCGTTTTGCGGTAGCGGCCGTGGATCATCCAGAAACCATTCGCTGTTCCTATCCGGTGGTAGGCCCTAAAGCCTGGAACACCGGAGAGGTGATTCAACTCTGTGAGCTGGCGAGCTCAAGGTCAGCAAGGGTGTTTCGCGTTCCTGGGGCCTTGCTCAATCTGATGCAAAGCATTTGTTCGTTCTTTGAACCAGCCGTGAACGTGGCAGAGCGCCTTGCCTTCGCGGAAGTGACCGGTGGTGGTGGCTCCCTTGATGCCCCCATGGAGGCCAGTTATCGCGCCTTTGGCCTTGATCCCAACGAAACCACCCAGATGGAGGCCTATATCCGTGAGTACTACGACACGATTTTGAAGCGCCTCAGGGATATGGAGGCCGATCTGGACAAGGACGCCAAGAAAAAGCTGCCCTTCTAG
- a CDS encoding photosystem I assembly protein Ycf4 — protein sequence MAADLLEQPVLGSRRLSNILVALMVTVGGIGFLFASLSSYLGRDLLPLGHPAGLVFVPQGLVMGLYSLAAALLATYLWAVITINVGSGSNRFDRSAGVVTISRRGFRKPISVEIPIKDIQAVKVEVRDGFNTRRRVSLRVRGRRDMPLTRVGEPLPLAQLEQEGAELARFLGVNLEGL from the coding sequence ATGGCCGCTGATCTGCTCGAACAACCCGTCCTCGGCTCGCGCCGGCTTTCGAACATTCTCGTGGCCTTGATGGTCACGGTTGGCGGTATAGGTTTCCTGTTTGCCTCTCTCTCCAGCTATTTGGGTAGGGATCTCCTGCCCCTGGGCCATCCCGCCGGCTTGGTCTTTGTTCCTCAGGGTCTCGTCATGGGGTTGTACAGCCTCGCAGCAGCTCTGCTCGCCACGTATCTCTGGGCCGTGATCACGATCAATGTGGGCTCGGGTAGCAACCGTTTTGATCGCTCCGCGGGTGTGGTGACCATCTCGAGGCGTGGATTTCGTAAGCCGATCAGTGTTGAAATTCCCATCAAGGACATTCAGGCGGTGAAAGTTGAAGTGAGAGATGGCTTCAACACGCGTCGCCGGGTTTCGCTGCGGGTGCGTGGCAGACGGGACATGCCCCTCACCCGAGTAGGTGAACCCCTGCCTCTGGCCCAGTTGGAACAGGAGGGAGCTGAATTGGCACGTTTTTTAGGTGTGAATCTCGAAGGACTTTGA
- a CDS encoding methyltransferase domain-containing protein, translating to MGSTYAPLPMSSCCGPTPSSLDQTQAVEDRYGAAAAEQEACLCTPVAFDPSLLKPIPQEVVERDYGCGDPTRWVRSGDAVLDLGSGSGKNAFICSQVVGPTGRVIGVDRNADMLALSRSAAPVVAERIGYANVCFLEGAIEALDATNAQGDPLVADSSVDVVLSNCVLNLVNPSARELLLQNIRRVLRPAGRVAISDIVCDRPVPMALQQDAELWSGCISGAWLEEAFLEDFRALGLEQVQYAERSETPWRVVEGIEFRAVTLTGSLPGG from the coding sequence ATGGGGAGCACGTACGCCCCGTTGCCGATGTCGTCTTGTTGCGGCCCCACTCCGTCTTCTCTGGATCAGACCCAGGCGGTCGAGGACCGTTACGGTGCTGCCGCAGCGGAACAGGAGGCCTGCCTTTGCACGCCAGTGGCGTTCGATCCCTCCTTGCTGAAGCCCATCCCCCAGGAGGTGGTGGAGAGGGATTACGGCTGCGGGGACCCCACCCGTTGGGTGCGGTCTGGAGATGCTGTGTTGGATCTCGGCAGTGGAAGCGGCAAGAATGCCTTTATCTGTTCGCAGGTGGTTGGGCCGACAGGCCGCGTGATTGGTGTGGACCGAAATGCGGACATGTTGGCCCTCTCGCGTTCTGCTGCACCCGTGGTGGCAGAGCGGATTGGCTACGCCAATGTTTGCTTTCTCGAGGGTGCCATTGAGGCGCTGGATGCCACCAATGCTCAGGGAGACCCCCTGGTCGCTGATTCCAGCGTGGATGTGGTGCTCAGTAATTGCGTGCTGAATCTGGTGAATCCCTCGGCACGCGAGCTGTTGTTGCAGAACATTCGGCGCGTGTTGCGCCCTGCCGGCCGCGTTGCGATCAGCGACATCGTTTGTGATCGCCCGGTGCCGATGGCTCTTCAGCAGGACGCCGAGCTTTGGAGTGGCTGCATCAGCGGGGCCTGGTTGGAGGAGGCGTTTCTGGAGGATTTCCGAGCGCTAGGGCTTGAGCAGGTGCAATACGCAGAGCGTTCTGAGACGCCCTGGAGGGTTGTTGAGGGAATCGAATTTCGCGCGGTCACGCTCACCGGTTCGTTGCCGGGCGGCTAA
- the psbC gene encoding photosystem II reaction center protein CP43, with protein sequence METPFNSGLIATGGKDLDSTGFAWWAGNARLINLSGRLLGAHVAHAGLMVFWAGAMMLFEVSHFTFDKPMYEQGLILFPHVATLGYGVGPGGEVTNLYPFFVVGVLHLISSAVLGLGGLYHALRGPEILENYSTFFSQDWRDKNQMTNIIGYHLILLGVGCLLLVFKAMFFGGVYDTWAPGGGDVRLITNPTLDPGVIFGYLFRAPFGGEGWIIGVNSMEDIIGGHIWLGLTCIFGGIWHVITKPFGWVRRAFIWNGEAYLSYSLGALSFMSFIASAYIWFNNTAYPSEFYGPTNAESSQAQSFTFLVRDQRMGANIGSAMGPTGLGKYLMRSPTGEIIFGGETMRFWDFRGPWLEPLRGPNGLSLDKLQNDIQPWQVRRAAEYMTHAPNASINSVGGIITEPNSVNFVNIRQWLAATQFILAFFFLVGHLWHAGRARAAAAGFEKGIDRQAEPTLAMPDLD encoded by the coding sequence GTGGAAACGCCCTTTAATTCCGGTCTTATCGCCACTGGCGGTAAAGACCTCGACTCCACCGGCTTCGCCTGGTGGGCCGGTAATGCTCGTCTCATCAACCTGTCTGGCCGACTGCTCGGTGCCCACGTGGCCCACGCTGGTCTGATGGTGTTCTGGGCTGGCGCCATGATGCTGTTCGAGGTGAGTCACTTCACCTTTGATAAGCCGATGTATGAGCAGGGCTTGATCCTGTTCCCACACGTGGCCACCCTTGGTTATGGCGTTGGTCCTGGCGGTGAGGTCACCAACCTCTACCCCTTCTTTGTTGTTGGTGTTCTGCACCTGATCAGTTCCGCCGTGCTTGGACTCGGCGGCCTGTATCACGCCCTTCGTGGTCCAGAGATTCTGGAGAACTACTCCACTTTCTTCTCCCAGGATTGGCGCGACAAAAACCAGATGACCAACATCATTGGTTATCACCTCATCCTTCTGGGTGTGGGCTGCCTGCTCCTGGTCTTCAAGGCCATGTTCTTTGGTGGTGTTTATGACACCTGGGCCCCAGGCGGTGGAGACGTTCGTTTGATCACGAACCCCACCCTTGATCCCGGTGTGATCTTCGGATACCTGTTCCGCGCACCTTTCGGTGGCGAAGGCTGGATCATCGGTGTGAACTCCATGGAGGACATCATCGGTGGCCACATCTGGCTCGGTTTGACCTGCATCTTCGGTGGCATCTGGCATGTCATCACCAAGCCTTTCGGCTGGGTGCGTCGCGCTTTCATCTGGAATGGTGAGGCATACCTGAGCTACAGCCTTGGCGCTTTGAGCTTCATGAGCTTCATCGCTTCGGCCTACATCTGGTTCAACAACACCGCTTACCCCTCGGAGTTTTACGGCCCAACAAACGCCGAATCCTCCCAGGCACAAAGTTTCACCTTCCTTGTGCGTGACCAACGCATGGGAGCAAACATCGGTTCCGCCATGGGCCCAACCGGTCTTGGTAAGTACCTGATGCGTTCACCAACAGGTGAGATCATCTTTGGTGGTGAAACCATGCGTTTCTGGGACTTCCGCGGTCCTTGGTTGGAGCCCCTTCGTGGACCCAACGGCCTAAGCCTCGACAAGCTTCAGAATGATATTCAGCCTTGGCAGGTTCGCCGCGCCGCTGAGTACATGACCCACGCTCCCAATGCGTCGATCAACTCTGTTGGAGGCATCATCACCGAACCCAACTCGGTGAACTTCGTGAACATCCGTCAGTGGCTCGCCGCGACGCAGTTCATCCTTGCCTTCTTCTTCCTTGTTGGTCACCTCTGGCATGCAGGCCGCGCCCGCGCTGCTGCAGCTGGTTTCGAAAAAGGAATCGATCGTCAAGCCGAGCCCACATTGGCCATGCCTGACCTCGACTGA
- a CDS encoding N2,N2-dimethylguanosine tRNA methyltransferase, producing MATLRPGSGFFRPDSRPARDLSVLLAASTLEGASRERPLRWLDLMAGCGIRSLRWALEARGASHQPVELWVNDADQERGPLLTANLEPLHACDGVVLNQIHQPAERLLREAYLEHRFFDLIDIDPFGCPNVLLQSTLQAMRFGGVLLLASTDGRSPTGHDRFAAVRRFGAAARAHPSSWELALRLQLAAVAREAWLLGRGLEPLFSYSDGRTFRVAVRMRQRIRSGEEQQLGFVARCERCGDQAVQAMLDLQGWRPCACTDGCGRWAVSGPLWIGPLQNVSAINGLLEISDRLDAGFNAGLSEGQDQTLAPRSRRMLEGLLADPGQPACCWSTAELSRRFQLKGPPAIEPLVAALRASGYGACVSGVMAGQVRTNAPLGILLRRCAEFGGKDR from the coding sequence ATGGCCACATTGCGGCCCGGGAGTGGTTTCTTTCGCCCCGACTCCAGACCGGCGAGAGATCTCTCCGTGTTGTTAGCCGCTTCCACCTTGGAGGGCGCCTCCAGAGAACGTCCCCTGCGCTGGCTTGACCTCATGGCTGGCTGCGGGATCCGTTCGTTGCGCTGGGCACTGGAGGCGCGAGGAGCGTCTCATCAGCCTGTGGAGCTTTGGGTGAATGACGCCGATCAAGAGCGTGGGCCGCTGCTGACTGCCAATCTCGAACCGTTGCATGCCTGCGACGGGGTTGTGCTCAACCAGATCCATCAGCCGGCGGAGCGGCTGTTGCGTGAGGCCTATTTGGAGCACCGCTTCTTCGATCTGATCGATATCGATCCGTTTGGCTGCCCGAATGTTTTGCTCCAGTCCACGCTCCAGGCCATGCGGTTTGGAGGCGTGCTGTTGCTTGCGAGCACCGACGGTCGCTCTCCGACGGGGCATGACCGGTTTGCCGCTGTGCGTCGGTTTGGTGCCGCGGCTCGTGCTCACCCATCGAGCTGGGAGCTGGCGCTGCGTCTGCAACTGGCTGCTGTCGCCCGTGAGGCTTGGCTGCTGGGACGGGGCCTCGAACCTTTGTTCAGCTACAGCGATGGCCGCACCTTCCGTGTGGCGGTGCGCATGCGCCAGCGCATCCGTTCCGGTGAGGAGCAGCAGCTGGGCTTCGTCGCCCGTTGTGAGCGCTGCGGGGATCAAGCGGTGCAAGCGATGTTGGACCTCCAGGGGTGGAGGCCCTGCGCCTGTACGGATGGCTGCGGACGCTGGGCGGTGAGTGGTCCGCTCTGGATCGGTCCACTCCAGAATGTTTCCGCGATCAACGGGCTGTTGGAGATCAGTGACCGCTTGGACGCAGGCTTCAATGCAGGGTTGAGCGAGGGGCAAGACCAGACCCTTGCTCCTCGCAGCAGGCGGATGTTGGAGGGACTGTTGGCGGATCCCGGTCAACCGGCCTGTTGCTGGTCAACGGCTGAATTGTCTCGACGGTTTCAGCTCAAAGGTCCGCCGGCGATCGAGCCCTTGGTTGCCGCTCTTCGGGCCTCCGGGTATGGCGCCTGCGTGAGTGGAGTGATGGCTGGGCAGGTGCGAACCAATGCGCCTCTCGGCATCTTGTTACGACGATGCGCCGAATTCGGCGGGAAAGATCGTTAA
- a CDS encoding Nif11-like leader peptide family natural product precursor, with protein sequence MSESALIAFTSLVQSDSQLREQVRQAPSPAHVVNLASEKGHVFNQATLMKLQAEKTKHLHDDHLNNASSWGEALLLCFGAHN encoded by the coding sequence GTGTCTGAATCAGCTCTGATTGCGTTCACATCCCTGGTTCAATCTGATTCTCAGCTGCGGGAACAGGTTCGCCAGGCACCCTCCCCGGCCCACGTTGTGAATCTTGCCTCCGAAAAAGGGCACGTTTTCAACCAAGCCACCCTGATGAAGTTGCAAGCAGAGAAGACCAAGCACCTTCATGACGACCATCTCAACAACGCCTCCAGCTGGGGTGAAGCCCTTCTGCTCTGCTTTGGAGCGCACAACTGA
- the petM gene encoding cytochrome b6-f complex subunit PetM: protein MASEIFGIAVVFWVLIPVGLAGGALLLKLQGD from the coding sequence ATGGCTTCGGAAATTTTCGGAATTGCTGTCGTGTTCTGGGTGTTGATTCCCGTGGGCCTCGCTGGTGGCGCCCTGCTTTTGAAACTTCAAGGCGACTGA
- the infA gene encoding translation initiation factor IF-1: MIETSGVIEKEQGNGFYLVTLEQPAGHQCLCRAAGKLTKFRIKLLAGDKVLVEISPYDLTRGRITYRERNAGAPGGRPGGNRPGGPRRR, encoded by the coding sequence ATGATTGAGACCTCGGGTGTGATCGAAAAAGAGCAGGGGAACGGGTTTTACCTCGTAACCCTGGAGCAGCCCGCTGGTCACCAGTGCCTGTGCCGTGCCGCCGGAAAACTCACGAAATTCCGTATCAAACTGCTCGCCGGCGACAAAGTTTTGGTGGAAATCAGTCCCTATGACCTGACCCGTGGTCGGATTACCTACCGCGAGCGCAACGCCGGCGCACCGGGTGGACGCCCAGGCGGTAATCGTCCTGGTGGTCCACGCCGCCGATAA
- the ilvN gene encoding acetolactate synthase small subunit has product MKHTLSVLVEDESGALSRIAGLFARRGFNIDSLAVGPAETNGQSRLTMVVEGDEHTLQQMSKQLDKLVNVLQVLDLSQIPAVERELMLMKVAAPAEQRSGILELVQVFRAKVVDVADDALTLEVVGDPGKLVALERLMAPYGILEIARTGKVALERASGVNTELLKSAISGTRVPA; this is encoded by the coding sequence ATGAAGCACACCCTGTCCGTCCTGGTGGAGGACGAATCCGGCGCACTAAGCCGCATCGCCGGCCTGTTTGCCAGACGTGGCTTCAACATCGACAGCTTGGCGGTGGGTCCTGCTGAAACGAACGGGCAATCGCGTCTCACCATGGTTGTGGAAGGCGATGAGCACACCCTTCAGCAAATGAGCAAGCAGCTCGACAAGCTCGTGAACGTGCTCCAAGTGCTCGACCTCTCGCAAATCCCTGCAGTGGAAAGAGAGCTGATGCTGATGAAGGTTGCCGCACCGGCAGAACAACGCAGCGGCATTCTTGAATTGGTGCAGGTCTTCCGCGCCAAGGTGGTGGATGTGGCCGATGACGCGCTCACCCTGGAAGTGGTGGGAGATCCGGGCAAATTGGTGGCCTTAGAACGCCTGATGGCTCCCTACGGGATCTTGGAAATCGCCCGAACCGGGAAAGTGGCCCTGGAACGGGCTTCAGGAGTGAACACCGAATTGCTGAAATCAGCCATCAGCGGAACGCGTGTCCCTGCTTGA